Proteins encoded in a region of the Isosphaeraceae bacterium EP7 genome:
- a CDS encoding FtsX-like permease family protein — translation MFKYFLCWRYLQTRYIALASVVSVMLGVATMIVVNSVMAGFAEKMQTRLHGVLSDVIVESMDMDGFSDHEEVRARIDEVAGRKIKAMAATMETVGVMKFEIGGGQPISRPVQIIGIKPLERAGTGDFAEFLVDDKGKSIEPNFKVSEEFRMAHSPAGMVLMDEPDDELFANDLREQAREQVPDFGAIVGYALASIRPPGSDKDLIILPPGSKINLVFPASGNKPKPGYDSYPVLGYFKCGMSEYDSQHVYVPLEQLQYMRLLGDGKGNGTVNQIQIKAMPGADLDELSMTIQVALERLRPGYFRVSTWEQKQGPLLAAVAVEQGILNLLLFFIIAVAGFGILAIFSMIVVEKTRDIGVMKALGASTAGVRQIFLFYGLLLGAVGSGVGMVGGLLFVRYINPIEGLLSKVMGRKVFDDSIYYFNEIPTLVRYPTVLWIVGGAMFIAVAASVWPAQRAAKLHPVQALRFE, via the coding sequence ATGTTCAAATATTTCCTCTGCTGGCGTTATCTCCAGACCCGCTACATCGCCCTGGCCAGCGTGGTCAGCGTGATGCTCGGCGTGGCCACCATGATCGTCGTCAACTCGGTGATGGCCGGGTTCGCCGAGAAGATGCAGACTCGCCTGCACGGCGTCCTCTCCGACGTCATCGTCGAATCGATGGACATGGACGGCTTCTCGGACCATGAAGAGGTCCGCGCCCGGATCGACGAGGTCGCCGGCCGCAAGATCAAGGCCATGGCCGCGACCATGGAGACCGTCGGCGTGATGAAGTTCGAGATCGGCGGCGGCCAGCCGATCAGCCGGCCGGTGCAGATCATCGGCATCAAGCCCCTGGAACGCGCGGGCACCGGCGACTTCGCCGAGTTCCTCGTCGACGACAAGGGCAAGTCGATCGAGCCGAACTTCAAGGTCTCGGAAGAGTTCCGGATGGCCCACTCGCCGGCCGGGATGGTCCTGATGGACGAGCCCGACGACGAGCTCTTCGCCAACGACCTCCGCGAGCAGGCCCGCGAGCAGGTGCCCGACTTCGGCGCCATCGTCGGCTACGCCCTGGCGTCGATCCGCCCGCCCGGCTCGGACAAGGACCTGATCATCCTGCCCCCCGGGTCGAAGATTAACCTGGTCTTTCCCGCCTCGGGCAACAAGCCGAAACCCGGGTACGACTCCTACCCCGTGCTCGGCTACTTCAAGTGCGGCATGAGCGAGTACGACTCGCAGCACGTCTACGTCCCGCTTGAACAGCTCCAGTACATGCGTCTACTGGGCGACGGCAAGGGGAACGGCACGGTCAACCAGATCCAGATCAAGGCGATGCCGGGGGCCGATCTCGACGAGCTGTCGATGACCATCCAGGTCGCCCTGGAGCGTTTGCGCCCGGGCTATTTCCGGGTCTCTACCTGGGAGCAGAAACAGGGGCCGTTGCTGGCGGCCGTGGCCGTCGAGCAGGGGATCTTGAACCTGCTGCTCTTCTTCATCATCGCCGTGGCGGGCTTCGGCATCCTGGCCATCTTCTCAATGATCGTCGTGGAGAAGACCCGCGACATCGGCGTGATGAAGGCGCTTGGGGCGAGCACCGCTGGCGTCCGCCAGATCTTCCTCTTCTACGGCCTGCTTCTGGGCGCGGTCGGCAGCGGCGTGGGGATGGTCGGCGGGCTCCTGTTCGTCCGGTACATCAACCCGATCGAGGGCCTGCTCAGCAAGGTGATGGGGCGCAAGGTCTTCGACGACTCGATCTACTACTTCAACGAGATCCCGACCCTGGTCCGGTACCCGACGGTGCTCTGGATCGTCGGCGGGGCGATGTTCATCGCCGTGGCCGCCAGCGTCTGGCCGGCTCAGCGGGCCGCCAAGCTGCACCCGGTCCAGGCCCTCCGGTTCGAATGA
- the lysS gene encoding lysine--tRNA ligase produces MSDESHESLEAVRLEKLRRIEAMGIDPWGQRFDGHTPIARVRELPIPEPEPGSTEQAGPKVRIAGRIMLRRGQGKVNFLEVRDWTDRIQVFLGKNQVGEAGWALAGELDLGDLIGVDGRLGHTKTGEITVFAESLTFLGKCLAPPPEKWHGLTDLERRSRERYVDLSHNPESLATFLGRSKIIAAFRGVLAGRGYVEVETPTMQAIAGGAAAKPFVTHHNTLDMQLYMRIAPELYLKRLLVGGMERVFEIGRVYRNEGISPKHNPEFTMMEAYEAYGDYNSMMDLTEALILGAIEAVGGGPVRTWGEHTVDFTAPWPRRTYGSLFAEHAGVAMSDRAGVTAKAEELGLKTAGKDHDLVVSEIFEQVVEDALGGPIFVTDYPAAICPLTKRKASDPSVAERFELFVHGMELANAYTELNDPMLQQELFTKQLAGQKEEDSMSKMDDDFVRALKHAMPPAGGLGIGMDRLCMLLLDKSSIRDVVLFPLMRPAPPGA; encoded by the coding sequence ATGTCCGACGAGTCGCACGAGAGTCTTGAGGCCGTCCGGCTGGAGAAGCTCCGCCGCATCGAAGCCATGGGCATCGACCCCTGGGGCCAGCGGTTCGACGGGCACACCCCCATCGCCCGGGTCCGCGAACTGCCCATCCCCGAGCCGGAGCCGGGCTCGACCGAGCAGGCCGGGCCCAAGGTGCGCATCGCCGGGCGGATCATGCTCAGGCGCGGGCAAGGGAAGGTCAACTTCCTGGAAGTCCGCGACTGGACCGACCGGATCCAGGTCTTCTTGGGCAAGAACCAGGTGGGCGAGGCGGGCTGGGCCCTGGCCGGAGAGCTCGACCTGGGCGACCTGATCGGCGTCGACGGCCGGCTCGGGCACACCAAGACGGGCGAGATCACCGTCTTCGCCGAGAGCCTGACGTTCCTGGGCAAGTGCCTGGCTCCGCCGCCCGAGAAGTGGCACGGCCTCACCGACCTGGAGCGACGAAGCCGCGAGCGGTACGTCGACCTCTCGCACAATCCCGAGAGCCTGGCGACGTTCCTCGGCCGGTCGAAGATCATCGCAGCCTTCCGCGGCGTGCTTGCCGGACGCGGCTACGTCGAGGTCGAGACCCCGACGATGCAGGCGATCGCCGGCGGCGCGGCGGCCAAGCCGTTCGTCACGCACCACAACACGCTCGACATGCAACTCTACATGCGCATCGCGCCCGAGCTGTACCTGAAGCGTCTGCTCGTCGGTGGCATGGAGCGGGTCTTCGAGATCGGCCGCGTCTATCGCAACGAGGGGATCAGCCCCAAGCACAACCCCGAGTTCACGATGATGGAGGCCTACGAGGCCTACGGCGACTACAACTCGATGATGGACCTGACCGAGGCCCTGATCCTGGGGGCCATCGAGGCCGTCGGCGGCGGACCGGTGCGGACCTGGGGCGAGCATACGGTCGACTTCACCGCTCCCTGGCCGCGCCGGACCTACGGCAGCCTCTTCGCCGAGCATGCCGGCGTCGCCATGAGCGACCGCGCCGGGGTGACCGCCAAGGCCGAGGAACTGGGCCTGAAGACGGCCGGCAAGGACCACGACCTGGTCGTCAGCGAGATCTTCGAGCAGGTGGTCGAGGACGCCCTCGGGGGCCCGATCTTCGTGACCGACTACCCCGCGGCGATCTGCCCTCTGACGAAGCGCAAGGCGTCGGACCCGTCGGTCGCCGAGCGGTTCGAGCTGTTCGTGCACGGCATGGAGCTGGCCAACGCCTACACCGAGCTGAACGACCCGATGCTCCAGCAGGAGCTGTTCACCAAGCAACTGGCCGGGCAGAAGGAGGAAGACTCGATGTCCAAGATGGACGACGACTTCGTCCGCGCCCTGAAGCACGCGATGCCGCCGGCGGGGGGCCTGGGGATCGGCATGGACCGACTCTGCATGCTCCTGCTGGACAAGTCGAGCATCCGCGACGTGGTCCTCTTCCCGCTGATGCGTCCCGCCCCGCCGGGCGCCTGA
- a CDS encoding multidrug efflux SMR transporter translates to MAWILLCVAGLLEVAWALCLKASKGFTVPLATAGFVVLSTASIVLLGIAMKSLPVGTAYAVWTGIGAVGTVLLGIVLFGDSADPRRLACMGLILAGIVGLKFLSPH, encoded by the coding sequence ATGGCCTGGATCCTCCTCTGTGTCGCCGGTCTGCTCGAAGTCGCCTGGGCCCTTTGCTTGAAGGCGAGCAAGGGCTTCACCGTCCCCCTGGCGACGGCCGGATTCGTCGTCCTTTCCACCGCCAGCATCGTGCTGCTGGGCATCGCCATGAAGAGCCTGCCGGTCGGCACCGCCTACGCGGTCTGGACCGGCATCGGCGCCGTCGGCACCGTGCTGCTGGGCATCGTCCTGTTCGGCGACTCGGCCGACCCGCGGCGGCTGGCTTGCATGGGCTTGATCCTCGCCGGAATCGTCGGCCTCAAGTTCCTGTCGCCACATTGA
- a CDS encoding acyltransferase, which yields MTNPPPTHSDYLAQKYFSSLDIFRFFSIVAVVWHHSQEGFAWWPGSHNGFLGVDFFFVISGFLIVTLLLRERDRVGRISLPGFYLRRSLRIFPIYYGLITALALVYLLRPGSSTARSFFADLPYQLTYLSNLVPASSVLFFTWSLSTEEQFYLAWPPVERWFPRAALPILVVVLGVNQAINFGLLDAYLGDLRRLYLFQITFTPICLGVLVAHVLHAPRGYAAVVRVLGRPWTPLVLLVAAFGACNIPGDLQGWPRLLIQVVMTLLLTSCVVREDQAVNLLFGAHWLRRIGVISYGMYLYHMFVIALVAALVKRASLPQFVVPFVLSLALTVLVAELSFRYYETPFLRLKDRLGQGADRRGARVRAEVREDRPVETLG from the coding sequence ATGACGAACCCACCGCCGACGCACTCCGACTACCTGGCGCAGAAGTACTTCTCGTCGCTGGACATTTTCCGGTTCTTCAGCATCGTGGCCGTGGTCTGGCACCACTCCCAGGAGGGGTTTGCGTGGTGGCCCGGATCTCATAACGGCTTCTTGGGCGTCGACTTCTTCTTCGTGATCAGCGGCTTCCTGATTGTGACCTTGTTGCTCCGCGAGCGTGATCGGGTCGGCCGCATCTCCTTGCCTGGATTCTATCTCCGTCGATCGCTGCGGATCTTCCCGATCTATTACGGGCTGATCACGGCCCTCGCCCTGGTCTATCTCCTGCGGCCCGGTAGCTCGACGGCCCGGTCGTTCTTCGCCGACTTGCCGTACCAGTTGACCTATCTCTCGAACCTCGTCCCGGCTTCCTCGGTCCTGTTCTTCACCTGGTCGCTCTCCACGGAGGAGCAGTTCTATCTGGCTTGGCCTCCGGTCGAGCGATGGTTTCCGCGGGCCGCTCTCCCCATCCTGGTCGTCGTCCTGGGAGTCAATCAGGCGATCAACTTCGGCCTGCTGGACGCCTACCTGGGCGATCTCAGGCGTCTCTACCTGTTCCAGATCACCTTCACTCCGATCTGCCTGGGCGTGCTGGTCGCCCACGTCCTGCACGCGCCCCGAGGTTACGCCGCGGTCGTCCGGGTGCTCGGCCGGCCCTGGACGCCGCTGGTGCTCCTGGTCGCGGCGTTCGGGGCGTGCAACATCCCCGGCGACCTCCAGGGGTGGCCCAGGCTACTGATCCAGGTGGTCATGACGCTGCTGCTTACCAGCTGCGTGGTCCGCGAGGATCAGGCCGTCAACCTCCTGTTCGGCGCGCATTGGCTCCGGCGGATCGGCGTCATCAGTTATGGGATGTACCTGTACCACATGTTCGTGATCGCGCTCGTGGCGGCGCTGGTGAAGCGGGCCTCGCTGCCGCAGTTTGTCGTCCCGTTTGTGCTGTCCCTGGCGCTGACGGTCCTGGTTGCCGAGCTGAGCTTTCGCTATTACGAGACCCCGTTCCTGCGGCTCAAGGATCGCCTGGGCCAGGGGGCCGATCGGCGGGGCGCCCGGGTCCGGGCCGAGGTCCGCGAGGACCGGCCCGTCGAGACCCTGGGCTGA
- a CDS encoding aldose 1-epimerase family protein: MATIVLTDTARGIRVESLHLSPGVGGLPGWDAGSLTKRTLRGGKSDGVDLVEVDSGSLRLAILPTRGMGLWKGSYRGDSLGWKSPITDGPVHPGLVNLAGLGGLGWLDGFDELMVRCGLESVGPPFADGPFQQTLHGRIANLPAHYLAVHVDEQSPHDLVVEGHVDESRLFGPRLRMKTTVTFRPGTNRVTVRDEFINLKDTPGELEVLYHWNFGPPHLEEGSRLVAPIRALAPRDATSEKGLADYETYGPPTAGFAEEAFFLKLHSAGPDGRTLAMLRNKGGDKGIALRFSHAEMPTFTVWKNTGPLADGYVTGLEPGTNFPNPKPHEREKGRIMTLAPGQSHVAETVLEVLDTAEAVARIAAEVAALQTKGEPVVYPHPTESIHSA; encoded by the coding sequence ATGGCGACGATCGTGCTGACAGACACAGCCCGGGGCATCCGGGTCGAGTCCCTTCACCTCTCACCCGGCGTTGGCGGCCTGCCCGGATGGGACGCCGGCTCGCTGACCAAGAGGACACTCCGAGGCGGGAAGTCCGACGGCGTCGACCTCGTCGAGGTCGACAGCGGCAGCCTCCGCCTGGCCATCCTCCCCACCCGGGGCATGGGGCTCTGGAAGGGGAGCTATCGCGGAGACTCACTCGGCTGGAAGTCGCCCATCACCGACGGCCCGGTCCACCCCGGCCTGGTCAACCTCGCGGGACTCGGCGGTCTGGGCTGGCTCGATGGCTTCGACGAGCTAATGGTGCGCTGCGGACTGGAGAGCGTGGGGCCTCCCTTCGCCGACGGCCCGTTCCAGCAGACCCTCCACGGCCGGATCGCCAATCTCCCGGCGCACTATTTAGCCGTCCACGTCGACGAGCAGTCACCGCATGACCTGGTCGTCGAGGGCCACGTCGACGAGTCTCGCCTGTTCGGCCCCAGGCTCCGCATGAAGACGACCGTCACGTTCAGGCCCGGGACAAATCGGGTGACGGTGCGCGACGAGTTCATCAACCTGAAGGACACCCCCGGCGAGCTTGAAGTGCTCTACCACTGGAATTTCGGCCCGCCCCACCTGGAGGAAGGGAGCCGCCTGGTCGCACCGATCCGGGCCCTGGCCCCGCGCGACGCGACCTCCGAGAAGGGCCTGGCCGACTACGAAACCTACGGCCCGCCCACCGCAGGATTCGCCGAGGAGGCCTTCTTCCTGAAGCTGCACTCCGCCGGGCCCGATGGCCGGACCCTGGCCATGCTGCGCAACAAAGGCGGCGACAAGGGCATCGCCTTGCGCTTCTCGCATGCGGAAATGCCGACCTTCACCGTCTGGAAGAACACAGGCCCGCTGGCCGACGGCTACGTGACCGGCCTGGAGCCTGGGACCAACTTCCCCAACCCCAAGCCCCATGAGCGCGAGAAGGGCCGGATCATGACGCTGGCCCCGGGCCAGTCGCACGTCGCCGAGACCGTCCTCGAAGTCCTCGACACGGCCGAGGCCGTCGCCCGGATCGCCGCCGAGGTCGCCGCCCTCCAGACGAAGGGCGAGCCGGTCGTCTACCCGCACCCGACCGAGTCGATCCACTCGGCCTGA
- a CDS encoding ABC transporter ATP-binding protein: MTKTHLSATGLRKAYRKGKVELPVLRGVDFEVEHGELVAIVGQSGSGKSTLLHLMGLLDAPDKGCVELDGNRIDDLPDRRRDLIRNQTFGFIFQFYHLMPELSALENVILPHMIRHGFMGYLSRRKQIKAQATEILERVGLGHRLSHRPAELSGGEIQRAAIARALCSSPEIVLADEPTGNLDAATGQGVLDLLRDLNRERGLTMILVTHDLQIAQQADRIVRLAEGRIEEFAPVLA; the protein is encoded by the coding sequence ATGACCAAGACCCACCTGTCGGCCACCGGACTGCGCAAGGCCTATCGCAAGGGCAAGGTCGAGCTGCCCGTCCTCCGCGGCGTCGACTTCGAGGTCGAGCACGGCGAACTGGTCGCCATCGTCGGCCAGAGCGGCTCGGGCAAGAGCACGCTCCTGCACCTGATGGGGCTGCTGGACGCCCCCGACAAGGGATGCGTCGAGCTCGACGGCAATCGGATCGACGACCTGCCCGACCGCCGACGCGACCTGATCCGCAACCAGACCTTCGGCTTCATCTTCCAGTTCTACCACCTGATGCCCGAACTCTCGGCGCTGGAAAACGTCATCCTGCCGCACATGATCCGCCACGGCTTCATGGGCTACCTCTCCCGGCGGAAGCAGATCAAGGCGCAGGCGACCGAGATCTTGGAGCGCGTGGGGCTGGGCCACCGGCTCTCTCACAGGCCCGCCGAGCTCTCCGGCGGCGAGATCCAGCGGGCGGCCATCGCGCGGGCCCTGTGCTCGTCCCCGGAGATTGTCCTGGCCGACGAGCCGACCGGAAACCTCGACGCCGCGACCGGTCAGGGGGTGCTGGACCTGCTGCGCGACTTGAACCGCGAGCGAGGGCTTACTATGATACTCGTCACTCACGACCTTCAAATCGCCCAGCAGGCCGACCGCATCGTCCGGCTCGCCGAGGGCCGGATCGAAGAGTTTGCCCCGGTCCTTGCCTGA
- a CDS encoding hotdog domain-containing protein yields MTYPSARPASESRSSLAIWTDPKQANVFGSLHGGVILHLADECGALAVIRHVGSGKVATAAIDSLIFLAPVVIGERLDLQAEVTWVGRTSAEARIEVFAEPLARAGRRKVAEGYALYVSFDEGGTPQVVPPLVSETEADRRRDEAAETRQVARLARRAEAKRG; encoded by the coding sequence ATGACTTATCCATCTGCCCGGCCTGCGTCGGAGTCGCGGTCGAGCCTGGCGATCTGGACCGACCCGAAGCAGGCCAACGTCTTCGGGTCGCTGCACGGCGGCGTCATCCTCCACCTGGCCGATGAGTGCGGGGCCCTCGCGGTGATCCGCCACGTCGGCAGCGGGAAGGTGGCCACCGCGGCCATCGACTCCCTGATCTTCCTGGCCCCGGTCGTCATCGGCGAACGCCTGGATTTGCAGGCCGAGGTGACCTGGGTGGGCCGGACGTCTGCCGAGGCCCGCATCGAGGTCTTCGCCGAGCCGCTGGCCCGGGCCGGGCGGCGTAAAGTGGCCGAAGGGTACGCCCTCTACGTCTCGTTCGACGAGGGGGGGACGCCCCAGGTCGTCCCGCCGCTTGTGTCGGAGACCGAGGCCGACCGCAGGCGCGACGAGGCGGCCGAGACCCGGCAAGTTGCCCGGCTGGCCAGGCGTGCCGAGGCGAAACGCGGATGA
- a CDS encoding universal stress protein, translating into MIEVKKILAPTDFSEHARGAVKWACLLAEKFGAELHLLHVLPEAIPAGPDLMLAPSVPPDFYGESEARANEALHKVIDPTWANVPGVAISVRWGSAVEGVTDYAAQQGIDLIVVATHGRTGLSHVLLGSVAERIVREAPCPVLTIRMK; encoded by the coding sequence ATGATCGAGGTCAAGAAGATCCTGGCCCCCACGGACTTCAGCGAGCACGCGCGGGGCGCGGTCAAATGGGCCTGCCTGCTCGCCGAGAAGTTCGGCGCCGAGTTGCACCTGCTCCACGTCCTGCCCGAGGCCATCCCCGCCGGCCCCGACCTGATGCTCGCGCCCTCCGTTCCGCCCGACTTCTACGGCGAGTCGGAGGCCCGCGCCAATGAGGCCCTGCACAAGGTCATCGACCCCACCTGGGCCAATGTCCCCGGCGTTGCCATCTCCGTCCGCTGGGGTTCCGCCGTGGAGGGGGTCACCGACTACGCCGCTCAGCAAGGAATCGACCTCATCGTCGTCGCCACCCACGGCCGGACCGGCCTGAGCCACGTCCTGCTCGGCTCCGTCGCCGAGCGAATCGTCCGAGAAGCCCCCTGCCCGGTCCTCACCATCCGCATGAAGTAA
- a CDS encoding chloride channel protein, whose product MSINPREQVALLRSLAEWTFLGAAAGVLSGLASAAFLIALEWATNTREADPRLIWLLPFGGAAIGWVYNKVGRQSEGGTPLLFERIHTREGAISWLMAPLVAFGTIGTHLFGGSAGREGTALQMGGSLAESLGRVIGLREEDRRLLLMGGISGGFGSVFGTPVAGAFFGLEVLTVGRIRYDGLIPCVVGSIVGDMTCRSLGVGHHQYNAGPTPAFTPLFMLWVALAGVAFGLASLAFAELTHAIQNAFRFAIRVNWMRPFVGGLFVLGMTELVGNRDHLGLSLPLIDRSFTPGGVSLWAFALKLLFTSITLGAGFKGGEVTPLFAIGATLGSTFAWVTGQPTATFAALGFVAVLAGAANTPLTCAVLGMELFGSGLAAPLMLACVVSYITSGHRGIYPSQRIDTPKSSAITMRADLPVSDAHHGAVQVGPAGVVPLGRWSPAPNPDFGAIPAIPPLDSTESA is encoded by the coding sequence ATGTCCATCAATCCTCGCGAACAAGTCGCCCTGCTCCGCTCACTGGCCGAGTGGACGTTCCTCGGCGCGGCCGCCGGGGTGCTCTCCGGTTTGGCTTCGGCGGCGTTCCTGATCGCCCTGGAATGGGCGACGAACACGCGCGAGGCCGATCCCAGGCTGATCTGGCTGCTGCCGTTCGGCGGGGCGGCGATCGGGTGGGTTTACAACAAGGTCGGGCGGCAGTCGGAGGGTGGAACTCCGCTCCTGTTCGAGCGGATTCATACACGCGAGGGGGCAATCTCGTGGCTGATGGCCCCTCTGGTGGCGTTCGGTACCATCGGCACGCACCTATTCGGCGGCTCGGCCGGGCGGGAGGGGACGGCGCTCCAGATGGGCGGGAGCCTGGCCGAATCGCTGGGCAGGGTCATCGGGTTGCGGGAGGAAGACCGAAGGCTTCTGCTGATGGGGGGGATCAGCGGCGGTTTCGGCTCGGTCTTCGGCACGCCCGTGGCCGGGGCGTTCTTCGGGCTGGAAGTGCTCACCGTGGGCCGGATCCGCTATGACGGGCTGATTCCATGCGTCGTAGGCAGCATCGTCGGCGACATGACCTGCCGTTCGCTGGGCGTGGGCCATCACCAATACAACGCGGGGCCGACGCCGGCCTTTACTCCGTTGTTTATGCTCTGGGTCGCGCTGGCGGGGGTCGCGTTCGGGCTGGCGAGCCTGGCGTTTGCCGAGCTGACCCACGCGATCCAGAACGCGTTCCGGTTCGCCATCCGAGTTAACTGGATGCGGCCGTTCGTCGGCGGCCTGTTCGTGCTGGGGATGACGGAGTTGGTCGGCAACCGCGACCACCTGGGCCTGAGCCTGCCGCTGATCGATCGCAGCTTCACGCCCGGCGGCGTCTCGCTCTGGGCGTTTGCGTTGAAGCTGCTCTTCACGTCGATCACGCTGGGGGCGGGGTTCAAAGGGGGAGAAGTGACCCCATTGTTCGCCATCGGGGCGACGCTCGGCTCGACCTTCGCATGGGTGACCGGGCAGCCGACGGCCACGTTCGCGGCGCTCGGGTTCGTCGCCGTGCTCGCCGGCGCAGCGAATACCCCCTTGACCTGCGCCGTTCTGGGGATGGAACTCTTCGGCAGCGGGCTGGCCGCACCGCTCATGCTCGCGTGCGTCGTCAGCTACATCACGTCGGGGCACCGGGGGATTTACCCCTCGCAGCGCATCGACACCCCGAAGTCGTCGGCCATCACCATGCGGGCCGACCTCCCCGTGTCCGACGCCCATCACGGCGCCGTCCAGGTCGGGCCCGCCGGGGTCGTCCCGCTCGGCCGCTGGTCCCCCGCCCCCAACCCCGATTTCGGCGCCATCCCGGCCATCCCGCCCCTCGATTCGACCGAGTCCGCCTGA
- the ilvE gene encoding branched-chain-amino-acid transaminase translates to MSLKVYIGGKLYDKADAKISVYDHGLLYGDGVFEGIRAYAGKVFRMEDHVDRLYDSAKAIHLVIPMTKQDMAEAIVSTLKVNNLVDAYIRLVITRGAGSLGLDPRRTTDPQIIIIADAISLYPPELYEHGLKIITAGTPRNLPAALNPRVKSLNYLNNIMAKIEGTNAGCLEALMLNHKGEVAECTGDNIFIVKKGEVHTPSVASGILEGITRAAVLDLAREAGLPVFERIMDRHDIYTADECFLTGTAAEVIPVVECDARPIGDGIPGPITRDLLKRFHALVRGHA, encoded by the coding sequence ATGAGCCTCAAGGTTTACATCGGCGGCAAGCTGTACGACAAGGCCGACGCCAAGATCAGCGTCTACGACCACGGCCTGCTCTACGGCGACGGAGTCTTCGAAGGCATTCGCGCCTACGCCGGCAAGGTCTTCCGCATGGAAGACCACGTCGACCGCCTCTATGACTCGGCCAAGGCCATCCACCTGGTCATCCCCATGACCAAGCAGGACATGGCCGAGGCCATCGTCAGCACGCTGAAGGTCAACAACCTCGTCGACGCCTACATCCGCCTGGTGATCACCCGCGGTGCGGGCAGCCTCGGGCTCGACCCCAGGCGCACCACCGACCCCCAGATCATCATCATCGCCGACGCCATCAGCCTCTATCCCCCGGAGCTGTATGAGCACGGCCTGAAGATCATCACCGCCGGCACACCGCGCAACCTGCCGGCGGCGCTCAACCCCCGGGTCAAGTCGCTGAACTACCTGAACAACATCATGGCCAAGATCGAGGGGACCAACGCCGGCTGCCTGGAAGCCCTGATGCTCAACCACAAGGGCGAGGTGGCCGAGTGCACCGGCGATAATATCTTCATCGTCAAGAAGGGCGAGGTTCATACCCCATCGGTCGCGTCGGGTATTCTCGAGGGGATCACCCGCGCCGCGGTCCTCGACCTGGCGCGAGAGGCCGGCCTGCCCGTCTTCGAACGAATCATGGACCGGCACGACATCTACACCGCCGACGAGTGCTTCCTGACCGGCACCGCCGCCGAGGTCATCCCCGTCGTCGAGTGCGACGCCCGCCCAATCGGCGACGGCATCCCCGGCCCCATCACCCGCGACCTCCTGAAGCGGTTCCACGCTTTGGTCCGCGGCCACGCCTGA
- a CDS encoding aminotransferase class I/II-fold pyridoxal phosphate-dependent enzyme encodes MQLSKAASVQPSRIRAIAALADIHPGTLRLFVGEDTLPTPDFIKAAAHRAIDENRTYYTPNAGYPEVRRAVANRLLDLHGVEVDPTRQVVVTASGMNAILLTVQAVVGAGQSAIVLTPLWPNITAAIRVAGADAIEVPLAFAPEGYSLDFDRLEAAVRPDTRMLALASPGNPTGWTATADDWAKLIEFCERHDLWLMADGVYERIIFDGRVAPSPLAWPEGRKRTIVTQSLSKAYRMTGWRLGYSISPPEIARVMTDLQEFVVSNAPGIIQEAARVALDDGEPFIAEAQARYTRHFRLTVDRLKGIEGLTLPIPTGAFYVFPRLEGLTDSFDFCERLVRERLVGIAPGCAFGIGGEGHVRICFAVDEATLLEALDRFEAGWLAYRAGLYSNSIKGT; translated from the coding sequence ATGCAGCTTTCCAAGGCCGCTTCGGTGCAGCCGTCCAGGATCCGGGCCATCGCCGCCCTGGCCGACATCCACCCGGGCACCCTCCGCCTGTTCGTCGGCGAGGACACGCTCCCCACCCCCGACTTCATCAAGGCCGCCGCGCACCGGGCCATCGACGAGAACCGGACCTACTACACCCCCAACGCGGGCTATCCCGAGGTCCGCAGGGCCGTCGCCAATCGTCTGCTCGACCTGCACGGGGTGGAGGTCGACCCGACCCGGCAGGTGGTCGTCACGGCCAGCGGGATGAACGCGATCCTGCTGACGGTTCAGGCCGTGGTCGGCGCGGGCCAGTCGGCCATCGTGCTAACTCCGCTCTGGCCCAATATCACCGCAGCCATCCGCGTGGCCGGCGCCGATGCGATCGAGGTCCCGCTCGCGTTCGCGCCCGAGGGCTATTCGCTCGACTTCGACCGGCTTGAAGCCGCCGTGCGGCCCGACACGCGGATGCTGGCTCTGGCCAGCCCCGGCAACCCGACCGGCTGGACCGCGACGGCCGATGACTGGGCCAAGCTGATCGAGTTCTGCGAGCGCCACGACCTCTGGCTGATGGCCGACGGCGTCTACGAGCGAATCATCTTTGACGGCCGGGTTGCCCCCAGCCCGCTGGCCTGGCCCGAGGGTCGCAAACGCACGATCGTCACGCAGAGCCTCTCCAAGGCCTACCGGATGACCGGCTGGCGGCTGGGATACTCGATCTCCCCGCCCGAGATCGCACGGGTGATGACCGACCTTCAGGAGTTCGTCGTCAGCAACGCCCCGGGCATCATCCAGGAGGCCGCACGAGTCGCCCTGGACGACGGAGAACCCTTCATCGCCGAGGCCCAGGCCCGCTACACCAGGCACTTCCGCCTGACCGTCGACCGCCTGAAGGGCATCGAAGGCCTGACCTTGCCGATCCCGACGGGCGCCTTCTACGTCTTCCCCAGGCTCGAAGGGCTCACCGACTCGTTCGACTTCTGCGAGCGCCTGGTCCGCGAGCGCCTGGTCGGGATCGCCCCGGGATGTGCCTTCGGGATCGGCGGCGAGGGCCACGTCCGGATCTGCTTCGCCGTGGACGAGGCCACGCTGCTTGAGGCCCTCGACCGGTTCGAAGCCGGCTGGCTCGCGTACCGAGCGGGCCTCTACTCGAACTCGATCAAGGGGACATAA